One part of the Algibacter sp. L1A34 genome encodes these proteins:
- a CDS encoding DUF1361 domain-containing protein, translating into MNYINNRISYRYKSLALLSVSISSTLILLMIRMKLAHSDNYLFLVWNLFLAAIPYAITIYLVSVPKLKKITLLLAFVVWLFFLPNAPYILTDMWHLRYNQPHIFWLDILLISAFALNGMMLFYFSVTDMKTILLKYLNKTKTRFILTFVFFISAFGVYLGRFLRYNSWEILTNPKVLFIDIINMIMQPLGNKQVWLFTLLFGAFFILGYWVFTNINKDTHQE; encoded by the coding sequence ATGAATTATATTAACAACCGTATATCTTACCGATATAAATCTCTCGCATTATTAAGCGTTTCAATAAGTTCTACTCTAATTTTACTTATGATTAGAATGAAACTCGCGCACTCCGACAACTATCTTTTTTTAGTTTGGAATCTATTCTTAGCAGCCATTCCATATGCCATTACAATTTATTTAGTTAGTGTTCCCAAGCTTAAAAAAATAACGCTGCTTTTGGCATTTGTTGTATGGTTGTTTTTTCTTCCTAATGCGCCTTATATATTAACTGATATGTGGCATTTAAGATATAACCAACCACATATATTTTGGCTAGATATTTTATTAATTTCCGCCTTTGCACTAAACGGCATGATGCTTTTCTATTTTTCTGTTACCGACATGAAAACCATTTTATTGAAATACTTAAATAAAACAAAGACGCGATTTATTTTGACATTTGTGTTTTTTATATCCGCATTTGGCGTGTATTTAGGTCGCTTTTTACGCTATAATTCTTGGGAAATTTTAACTAACCCAAAAGTTTTATTTATTGATATAATAAACATGATCATGCAACCACTAGGAAACAAGCAAGTTTGGCTTTTTACCTTATTATTTGGTGCTTTTTTCATTCTAGGATACTGGGTATTTACCAATATAAATAAAGACACACATCAAGAATAA
- a CDS encoding DUF2809 domain-containing protein produces MILKFNKTYFTFALLLLVIETLIAIYLKTGFIRYTFGDFLSVILLYCFFKSFLKINHFKLGATVLIIAFLIEFAQYFNLLKLLNLEDHKLLTIILGSTFQVGDLVAYTFGIITVLIIEQLNSKPHELY; encoded by the coding sequence ATGATATTAAAATTTAACAAAACATATTTTACTTTTGCATTATTATTACTCGTTATAGAAACACTAATTGCTATATACCTAAAAACAGGTTTTATACGTTACACCTTCGGAGATTTTCTATCGGTAATTTTACTTTACTGCTTTTTTAAAAGCTTCTTAAAAATAAATCATTTTAAATTAGGTGCGACAGTATTAATTATTGCTTTTTTAATAGAATTCGCACAATACTTCAATCTATTAAAATTATTAAATCTAGAAGATCACAAACTACTAACCATCATATTAGGTAGCACGTTTCAAGTAGGCGATTTAGTTGCTTATACCTTTGGTATTATTACCGTTTTAATTATAGAACAATTAAATTCTAAACCTCATGAATTATATTAA
- a CDS encoding vancomycin high temperature exclusion protein encodes MMYLKHLIKICGIAFIYIICVNIWVNYQAKNTLYDSISEIPKNRVGLILGASKYNSYGSINLYYKHRLEAAIDLYNSGKIKHILISGDNSRKNYDEPTDFKNDLISNGVPKNKIHLDYAGFRTLDSMVRAKEVFGLTEFTIISQKFHNERAIYLAKSYDIHAIAFNAKDVPNRYSFKTRIREYLARTKASIDLLFNVGPKFLGKKINIK; translated from the coding sequence ATGATGTATTTAAAACACTTAATTAAAATCTGTGGCATTGCTTTTATTTACATCATTTGTGTAAACATTTGGGTGAATTATCAAGCAAAAAATACACTTTACGACTCTATTTCCGAAATCCCAAAAAACCGAGTTGGACTCATTTTGGGAGCAAGTAAGTATAATAGTTATGGCAGCATTAATTTATATTATAAACACCGCTTAGAAGCCGCTATAGATCTATATAACTCTGGTAAAATTAAACACATACTGATTAGCGGTGATAACAGTCGGAAAAATTATGATGAACCTACCGATTTTAAAAATGATTTAATTAGTAATGGTGTTCCAAAGAACAAAATTCACTTGGATTATGCAGGCTTTAGAACATTAGACTCCATGGTACGAGCTAAAGAAGTTTTTGGATTAACAGAGTTCACTATTATCTCTCAAAAATTCCACAACGAAAGAGCCATTTATCTGGCCAAAAGTTATGATATACACGCTATTGCTTTTAACGCGAAAGATGTCCCCAATCGGTATAGTTTTAAAACTAGAATTCGCGAATATTTAGCAAGAACAAAAGCTTCTATAGATTTGCTATTTAATGTAGGCCCTAAATTTTTAGGTAAAAAAATAAACATAAAATGA
- a CDS encoding DUF4153 domain-containing protein, producing the protein MKNLPLLIGSLLFSTLFYDQNIGLNLSLFSLLTILVLANYNRKAFKQKSVLAYTFIYLITATSIFLFQSSLAIIANCIAFLTLIGHVSERGSSIYVNWLNGIYTTIAGYFHKILNKPKTEENTQHKKDIDYLHLVKIIGIPLMIVLVFIGFYSNGNPLFHDFISKINFDFINLKWILFSALGYFLLINISTPIKVNPATENDLKIGNFLKNKKNISEENLKKENQLALILMVMLNTLIILFLITDIVYLVEIKDLNAAELSNQVHSGIYALIASIIMAIIIILYFFRGDLNFYKCNQTLKNLTYVWITLNLILVFSIVVKNYQYISSFGFTYKRIGVFVYLLLTLVGLLTTAKKVYNVKNLWYLFRVNSQIAFAILIISCAFNWDALITKYNLNYAATADFDYLVNLSNNNSFILKTYGDGIYSKGQSKYLADKKLKEYTSSLNERNWQEWSFDNLKIKSK; encoded by the coding sequence ATGAAAAACCTTCCTTTACTTATTGGCTCACTATTATTCAGCACTTTATTTTACGACCAAAATATAGGCCTAAACTTATCATTATTTAGCTTATTAACCATTCTTGTTCTAGCAAATTATAATCGAAAAGCTTTCAAACAAAAAAGTGTATTGGCATATACTTTCATTTACCTCATTACAGCTACTTCCATTTTTCTATTTCAATCTAGCTTAGCCATTATTGCCAATTGCATAGCATTTTTAACATTAATAGGTCATGTCTCAGAACGCGGCTCTTCGATCTATGTTAATTGGCTAAATGGTATTTATACCACAATTGCTGGTTATTTTCACAAGATTCTAAACAAACCAAAAACCGAGGAAAACACTCAACATAAAAAAGATATAGATTATTTACACTTAGTGAAAATTATAGGTATTCCCTTAATGATTGTGCTTGTCTTTATAGGTTTTTACAGTAACGGAAACCCATTGTTTCATGATTTTATCTCAAAAATAAATTTCGATTTTATAAATTTAAAATGGATACTATTTTCAGCATTAGGTTACTTTTTACTTATCAACATCTCAACACCTATAAAAGTTAATCCGGCAACAGAGAATGATTTAAAAATTGGAAATTTTTTAAAAAACAAAAAAAATATTTCGGAAGAAAACCTAAAAAAAGAAAATCAATTGGCACTTATTCTTATGGTAATGCTCAATACACTAATCATTCTTTTCTTAATTACAGACATTGTTTACTTAGTTGAAATAAAAGATTTGAATGCCGCCGAATTATCGAATCAAGTTCACAGTGGCATATATGCACTTATTGCATCAATTATTATGGCTATTATAATAATTTTATACTTCTTTAGAGGAGACTTAAACTTTTACAAATGTAATCAAACTTTAAAAAATCTTACCTACGTCTGGATCACTCTTAACCTTATACTAGTTTTTAGCATAGTTGTGAAAAACTACCAATACATTTCTTCTTTTGGTTTTACTTATAAGCGTATTGGTGTTTTTGTGTATTTATTACTTACACTCGTAGGACTTTTAACTACCGCTAAAAAAGTTTACAACGTAAAAAATCTTTGGTATTTATTCCGTGTTAACTCTCAAATAGCTTTTGCTATTTTAATCATCTCTTGCGCCTTTAATTGGGATGCTTTAATTACCAAATACAACTTAAACTACGCTGCTACTGCAGATTTCGATTACTTAGTTAATCTATCGAACAATAACTCTTTTATATTAAAAACTTACGGTGATGGCATCTATTCAAAAGGACAATCAAAATATTTAGCTGATAAAAAACTTAAGGAGTACACTTCGTCTCTAAATGAAAGAAACTGGCAAGAATGGAGTTTTGATAATCTAAAAATTAAATCTAAATAA
- a CDS encoding ubiquinone biosynthesis protein COQ4 codes for MKNRKKLLTWLFKKAQKLYGDLFLTRKPWGIKKNQLLNYPEDSFGKHLGLFLSKYNFELIPKGERHDAYHTLTGYKTNVEDEIALQYLCIGNGKRSLYAIGAATIGSIILPEYYRYYYKSFCIGKQANAFHHLNYKNLLLVSINDFREAIFSKKQVKSINS; via the coding sequence ATGAAAAATAGAAAAAAATTATTAACCTGGTTATTTAAAAAAGCCCAAAAACTTTATGGAGATCTTTTTTTGACCCGTAAACCATGGGGTATTAAAAAAAACCAACTTTTAAATTACCCCGAAGATTCTTTCGGAAAACATCTCGGTCTCTTTTTAAGCAAATATAATTTTGAACTTATACCTAAAGGTGAACGACATGATGCCTACCATACACTAACAGGCTACAAAACCAATGTGGAAGATGAAATAGCGTTACAATACTTATGTATTGGTAACGGAAAAAGAAGTCTATACGCTATTGGAGCTGCTACAATTGGTAGTATTATACTTCCTGAGTATTACAGATATTATTATAAATCTTTTTGTATTGGTAAACAAGCTAACGCGTTTCATCATTTGAACTACAAAAATTTATTGTTGGTTTCAATTAATGATTTTAGAGAAGCCATTTTTTCAAAAAAACAAGTAAAATCAATCAACTCCTAA
- a CDS encoding winged helix-turn-helix domain-containing protein, which yields MSIITNINKAFDHRIRLGIMSILMVNEYADFNMLKELLGATDGNIASHTKALEKVEYIKVEKQFIGRKPNTRYSTTGLGRAEFKKHINALEKLINKS from the coding sequence ATGAGCATAATAACCAATATAAATAAAGCATTCGATCATAGAATTAGATTAGGTATTATGTCTATTTTAATGGTGAACGAGTATGCCGATTTTAATATGCTAAAAGAACTTTTAGGCGCCACCGATGGTAACATTGCTAGCCATACCAAAGCTCTAGAAAAAGTGGAATACATAAAAGTTGAAAAACAGTTTATAGGCCGCAAACCGAACACCCGTTACTCTACTACCGGTTTAGGTCGTGCTGAGTTTAAAAAACACATTAATGCACTCGAAAAATTAATTAATAAAAGCTAG
- a CDS encoding DUF1801 domain-containing protein has protein sequence MNPIDNYFISQKEPYQAIMLFVRSVILKTLPEVEERYSYKIPFYNCHKKPMIYINILKGKNYVDVAFVQGVLLEKEFSVLKNDNKRKQVRSIQLKTLGDLDYDVFVELLHAASKLLSESKRAWFID, from the coding sequence GTGAATCCGATAGATAATTATTTTATAAGTCAGAAAGAACCTTACCAAGCGATTATGTTGTTTGTGCGAAGCGTTATTTTAAAGACTTTGCCAGAGGTAGAAGAGCGGTATAGTTATAAAATTCCGTTTTATAATTGCCATAAAAAGCCTATGATTTATATTAATATTTTGAAAGGGAAAAATTATGTTGATGTGGCTTTTGTGCAAGGGGTTTTGCTAGAAAAAGAGTTTTCTGTTTTGAAAAATGATAATAAACGAAAGCAAGTACGTTCTATTCAATTAAAAACTTTGGGAGATTTAGATTATGATGTTTTTGTTGAATTACTACACGCCGCATCAAAATTGTTAAGCGAAAGCAAAAGGGCTTGGTTTATTGATTGA
- the kdsA gene encoding 3-deoxy-8-phosphooctulonate synthase, which yields MNLQDIPKIKHVSSNNFFLLCGPCAIEGEDMAMRIAEKVITITNKLEIPYIFKGSFKKANRSRIDSFTGIGDEKALEILAKVSEAFDVPTVTDIHEISDAALAAQYVDVLQIPAFLVRQTDLVVAAAKTGKVVNLKKGQFMSPEAMKHAVQKVKDAGSDKAWITDRGTMFGYQDMIVDFRGIPTMKQYAPVVLDVTHSLQQPNQTAGVTGGRPDMIETIARAGIVNNVDGLFIETHFDPANAKSDGANMLHLDNLENLLSNLVKIRKTVQSL from the coding sequence ATGAATCTTCAAGATATTCCAAAAATAAAGCACGTCAGTTCAAATAATTTCTTTCTTCTTTGCGGCCCTTGTGCTATAGAAGGCGAAGATATGGCTATGCGTATTGCCGAAAAAGTAATTACTATTACTAATAAATTAGAAATTCCTTATATATTTAAAGGTAGTTTTAAGAAAGCAAACCGTAGCAGAATTGATAGTTTTACAGGCATTGGCGACGAAAAAGCTTTAGAAATATTAGCGAAAGTATCAGAAGCTTTCGATGTACCAACGGTAACCGATATTCATGAAATATCCGATGCTGCACTAGCCGCACAATATGTAGATGTTTTACAAATACCAGCCTTTTTAGTACGCCAAACCGATTTAGTTGTAGCTGCAGCAAAAACAGGTAAAGTAGTAAACCTTAAAAAAGGACAATTTATGAGTCCGGAGGCCATGAAACATGCTGTGCAAAAAGTAAAAGATGCCGGAAGCGATAAAGCTTGGATTACAGATCGCGGTACCATGTTTGGCTACCAAGACATGATTGTAGATTTCCGTGGTATTCCAACCATGAAACAATACGCACCCGTTGTACTCGATGTTACTCACTCACTGCAACAACCCAACCAAACTGCAGGTGTTACTGGCGGACGCCCAGATATGATTGAAACCATTGCCCGCGCAGGTATTGTTAATAATGTTGATGGCCTATTTATTGAAACGCATTTCGACCCTGCTAATGCAAAAAGCGATGGCGCTAATATGTTACACTTAGATAATTTAGAAAATCTTCTTAGTAATCTCGTTAAAATTAGAAAAACAGTACAATCTTTATAA